A region of the Microcystis aeruginosa FD4 genome:
CGGAAAGCAGCGGCGTACTGATGGTGATAAAGATAGCACCGATAAAAGTGGTAATAGCGGCAATTTTTGCCGTTTTATAGTGAACTTCCTGTAAATTACCCGTAGTTTTCAGAATTAGGTAAGTGGAACCCACTAAAACATAAGCTTGGATTAAAGTTAGAGAAACTAGAATCGATCGCCATGTTAACCAATCAAAGGGACCGCCGGCAAAATGACCCAATTCATCCACTTTAATCCCCTCAAAAACTGCACCGAGGGCGAATCCTTGCCCCAAAGCGGCCAAAAAACTGCCGAGTCCGAAGGCATAATTCCAGAACAACTTGCGACGAGAATGTTCACGAAACTCGAAGGAAACCGCCCTAAATAACAGCCCCACCACCATAATCACTGCTGGCAGGTATAAAGCGTTTAAAATTGTCCCGTAAGCTAGGGGAAACGCCCCAAACAGGGAACCCCCCATCAAGACAATCCAAGTTTCGTTAGCATCCCAAACATTGCCCAAACTGGTCATTAAAATACTGCGACGCTTCTCGGAGGAGGAAGTCAGGGAAAGAATTCCCACCCCCAAGTCAAAACCATCGAGAAGGACGTAGAGAAACAGGAATAAACCCAGAATAAAAAACCAAATTTGTGGCAGAAAATACTGTAAAGGTTCCATAGTTCCTCCTATTGTTGCGCTTCTAGGGGACGAGGATTTAGTTCTGGTGAGGTCACTTTTTCCTCTTGAGTCCCCGGCAGTGGTAAGTTAAGATTGGGTCCCTGACGGATAATACGACTGCCGAAATAGAGAGCAGAAACCAAGAAAACGACATAAATCGCCGTAATTCCGATTAAAGAGGTTAAAATCTCGCCCGCAGGCAGTTTAGAAGCAGCATCCACCGTCCGGATTTGATTGTAAACTGTCCAGGGTTGACGACCGACACAACGGACAATCCAACCGGTTTCCACCGCAAGATAACCCAGAGGGGCCGCAAAAACCCAAGCGCGCAGTAACCATTTTTGACTGTCGATTTTTTCGTTAGATAATTGACCGCGCAGCCATTGCCCGACAGTTACAGCCATTAAAGACGCGAGAAAAAGACCGATAGCGACCATAATCCGGAAGGAATAATAGATTAGCCCCACCATGTGCGGTCTGTCTTCGTATTTCCACGTTTTTAAGCCGAGAACAGGTTCCGATAACTTGGGTTTTAATTCCAAAAGATAACCCAAAGCATTAGGTATCTTCACTTCCCAGCTATTTGTCTCCGCTTTATCCTTGGGTAAAGCAACCAAACTCCAACCGGCAGTTTCTCCCGCAGGAATGGTTTCCCATTGCGCTTCCATGGCGGCTAATTTAGCCGGTTGATAGTGATACACTTGTTCGGCACTAAGATGACCGACAAAAATTTGCAAGGGAGCGATAACAATCGCTAGAGTAAGAACAATTTTGAGAGAACGACTAAAAAAGCTAATGTGACGTTTATTGAGCAAATACC
Encoded here:
- the cydB gene encoding cytochrome d ubiquinol oxidase subunit II translates to MEPLQYFLPQIWFFILGLFLFLYVLLDGFDLGVGILSLTSSSEKRRSILMTSLGNVWDANETWIVLMGGSLFGAFPLAYGTILNALYLPAVIMVVGLLFRAVSFEFREHSRRKLFWNYAFGLGSFLAALGQGFALGAVFEGIKVDELGHFAGGPFDWLTWRSILVSLTLIQAYVLVGSTYLILKTTGNLQEVHYKTAKIAAITTFIGAIFITISTPLLSDHIRQRLFDPRLIYIFILIPILAVVLLGLLLRSLQLKEENTPMVWTVLLFMLSFIGLGLLIFPDIIPPSVTIYQAAAAPSSLVFMLTFVGFLIPILLAYTVYNYIVFRGKITAESYGE
- a CDS encoding cytochrome ubiquinol oxidase subunit I, giving the protein MDLLANPVALSRIQFAITAIFHMLWPVLTTGMGIYLVIVEGLWLKTRNPDYYHHARFWSKLYILNFGIGVASGLPMAFQFGMNWAPFSEAVGDFFGTILGFEGTMAFMLEASFLGIMLFGWGRVPPLIHFLATILVAFGANLSTFWILTANSWLQTPAGGIFVDGKFIVQDYLQAILNPFMVNSFLHMFFATLETSLFVIGGISAWYLLNKRHISFFSRSLKIVLTLAIVIAPLQIFVGHLSAEQVYHYQPAKLAAMEAQWETIPAGETAGWSLVALPKDKAETNSWEVKIPNALGYLLELKPKLSEPVLGLKTWKYEDRPHMVGLIYYSFRIMVAIGLFLASLMAVTVGQWLRGQLSNEKIDSQKWLLRAWVFAAPLGYLAVETGWIVRCVGRQPWTVYNQIRTVDAASKLPAGEILTSLIGITAIYVVFLVSALYFGSRIIRQGPNLNLPLPGTQEEKVTSPELNPRPLEAQQ